One part of the Streptomyces ferrugineus genome encodes these proteins:
- the rbsK gene encoding ribokinase has translation MTDIVVLGSTNMDLVTYVEKAPQRGETVTGREFRTIPGGKGANQAIAAARAGGDVLMIGAVGNDAFGIHLRSTLEHSGVDTDDLRTVEGPSGTAHIVVDDEGGNAIVVIPGANGTVDHLSPGDEGVIASAGTLLLQLEIPLAAVLAGAQAAHRHGVRTILTPSPAQPLPDELLATIDLLVPNEHEATTLTGRTDPREAATALLDRVPEVVVTLGAAGCLYATRGADPLTVPAPKVTAVDSTGAGDTFVGALAVALGEGRPMPDALAWASAAAALSVQREGATAAMPYRPEIDERHAS, from the coding sequence ATGACCGACATCGTCGTGCTCGGCAGCACGAACATGGACCTCGTCACCTACGTCGAGAAGGCGCCGCAGCGCGGCGAGACCGTGACGGGCCGCGAGTTCCGTACGATCCCCGGCGGCAAGGGCGCCAACCAGGCCATCGCGGCGGCCCGCGCGGGCGGCGACGTGCTGATGATCGGCGCCGTCGGCAACGACGCCTTCGGCATCCACCTGCGCTCCACCCTCGAACACTCCGGAGTGGACACCGACGACCTCCGCACGGTCGAGGGCCCCTCCGGCACCGCGCACATCGTCGTGGACGACGAGGGCGGCAACGCGATCGTCGTGATCCCCGGCGCGAACGGCACCGTCGACCACCTCAGCCCCGGCGACGAGGGCGTCATCGCCTCCGCCGGCACCCTGCTGCTCCAGTTGGAGATCCCCCTGGCCGCGGTCCTCGCCGGCGCCCAGGCCGCCCACCGCCACGGCGTCCGCACGATCCTCACCCCGTCCCCCGCGCAGCCGCTCCCGGACGAACTCCTCGCCACCATCGACCTGTTGGTCCCCAACGAGCACGAGGCCACCACCCTCACCGGTCGCACCGACCCCCGCGAGGCGGCCACCGCGCTGCTCGACCGGGTGCCCGAGGTCGTCGTCACCCTGGGCGCGGCGGGCTGCCTGTACGCCACCCGCGGCGCCGACCCGCTGACCGTGCCCGCCCCGAAGGTCACCGCCGTCGACTCCACCGGCGCCGGAGACACCTTCGTCGGCGCCCTCGCGGTGGCCCTCGGCGAGGGACGCCCGATGCCGGACGCGCTGGCCTGGGCGTCCGCGGCGGCCGCGCTGTCCGTCCAGCGGGAGGGCGCCACGGCGGCGATGCCGTACCGCCCCGAGATCGACGAACGGCACGCGTCATGA